A window of Salvia splendens isolate huo1 chromosome 8, SspV2, whole genome shotgun sequence genomic DNA:
CCAATCACTCTTTGTTGCTCTGAAGCTCTTCTAACCTTTGTTACAATTATCTTGCTTATTGCTGCAGTACAAGCCTAAGGTTTGTGAAGTTCAGGCTCACAAAGGCGACAGTGTTAAAGTACACTACAGGGTTAGTCAATGTCCTCTTTTCTCCTTACTTCCTAATGTTATCTTCAGCATAGTAGGAACTAGGTAAATAAAAAAGGATGATATATATTACCAGCTTACTAAGTTAAATGAGTAACCAAAAAAATGTTTACATTGAGGATTTTGTAAACTTCAATGGTTTGTCGTGGAAATTAGCCATGCCTATTACTAGCTGGTCATCTATTATATGAAGCATTTTAGATCCTCTTCACATTGCTGCCTCCCTTTACTTGTTTGATTACTGGGTGGGATCTTGATAAATACTGTTTGTTATGCATCTAATCCGTTTCCTTAATATAACTGTACATTAATATGGTTGCTTCGATGATTCACCAACTACGATTATACTAATATCTTATATGCTCTGCTGATGTAGATTGTAATGGCATTTGCAGGGAAAGCTGACTGATGGAACAGTTTTCGATTCCAGTTTTGAACGAGGGGATCCAATTGAATTCGAACTTGGCAGTGGCCAAGTAATCAAAGGTTTGTTTGCTATATAGAAAAGGATGAAAACAACCTAATTTGAATCAAAAACACAAATTTGGTCTTTAAAGATTTATGATTCCGGCCAATTCTTTTGGCTCAAATTTTGTAAATAGATTTCAAGTCATCCTAATTTATCTATCTAACCGAAACCGTTGATTGCAGGATGGGATCAAGGGCTACTGGGGATGTGCTTGGGCGAGAAAAGAAAGTTGAAAATTCCTTCCAAACTCGGTTATGGCGAGCAGGGATCCCCACCTACCATCCCAGGTAACAAAATTAAGTTTCACCCGATTTATTACTCCTTATGAAGaactataaaataaattaacctGATCATAAGTTAATAGCTTGTTGAGTCATGTTATGTATCAAATGCTGCATCTTTACTTTAATCACAGATCATAATTATACTTCCGTCCAATTCTGATACATCCAGGTGGTGCCACACTCATTTTTGATACTGAGCTGATGGGGGTGAACGGAAAAACGTTGAGCGGTGGAGACTCGAACACGAAGGTCGATGCTGATGCCAACGCTGACGAACTGTAGAGCCCGAGATTGTAGGTTTCGATGTTTGAGTTTCTTCTATTATAAAACACTGCACGTTTGTTTCAAGAATGAGTAGaagttttgagttttgagtacTTTTCCTCTTTGTAGGAATTGCTTTAGAATCTGCTATTTAATGGAGTTGATCTCCAAGATTGGTAGTTAGTTTTTGTTTTCTAGTTATATATAGAGAAGAAAAGCTCTTCCGGTCAAATCTTGATGGAATATGCTGTTATCGGGTTTATGTTTAACACTTCGGTGTTTGGGTTCACTTTCATTGTTCGTCTTCCATTTATTATCGGATATCGGGTTCACTTCCATTGTTCATCTTCCATTTATTATTGGGTATCGAAGACAACTTTCTTTACTTCGTCATAAATTCTGTTTCCAGAATCCATCATTAAATGGTTTCTCATCTTTATAATGGAATATAATGATTTGATATTACATAACAAAATATTGTCCACGCACGCCTTCTATAGAATTCGAGAAGCAGCTAGCAATAACAAATGATTGTTCAATCAGCGGATTCGTAGTTTTATTGGGATACTTCGGTGATTAGAAGAGATCATGTTTTTGgttaaacaaataaatagagaaaatgaaatactcGTACTAGCTTTTTCTTTGCTAAGTTGgtgattattttaaaaaattttggaagttttgatAGATCAGTCGTTGAAAGTTTATTTGTCGTTTGCTTTCCctactaaataaaataattaaattattgtacttctAACTCCATTTACTATATGATAATTTATGGTCTTCTTGTTTCTTTTAGCTTAAAAAATTGGCCATAAAATTACTTcatgtattttaatttacttttgcATTTTCCTGCTCGATCTAATTTGACAAAAGTGTATataatacaaaataatattcgtaaaaattatactattaagGATAGATCATCtatgaattttataatttctCTCAATACAAAATGATTCAACTGAAACATCAATTTGAAATACACATATGCCAAATTAGCAACATAcgtataaaaaattagaatatttcATCATGGAAAAATcaggaaaaattaaaaaaattataagtttTGACTACTGATTTTTAGAATTGCAACATTTACCAAAATCTGACAAAAATTCATTGTTTTTCCTACAATTTACTCTGAATTATCTAATCCTAAAAagaattttattcataattttgaAACGCTCACATCATCGAATTTACCGGCTTCTCCACACGTGCTTCTTCTTCACTTTCcaattaaaagagaaaatattcgGTTTTTAACAAACACTTATACTCTGAAAATAATGTACCTCGAATATTGAGTGTAAAACGAAGTTTACCAAAAAAAGGGGAGATAAAAGGAgtgtaaatataaaaatagtatcTCTGGAGCTATCCTGACCCTTCTTCGGGAGCAGATCCTCTGTTGTGGTACAAATCACAGCACCAAGCGCTGTGTATAAAACGCCGAAGATAAACAAATGAAACGCagcactaagagcatccacaatagcggcgagcccaccggctagccgatccctggcgctcgccgaaccattgcagccggcgagcgccaaatcggcgagaaaaacggcgagcgcacgctgattcccgagcgctggctgatgcgctcgccgatcggctggccgccattgcaggctccagatcggcgagcgatcggcaagcgattttttttatttatttaatttttgaaacactatatatacgcgatttgcatgtcattttcatttgcaccacttgttttaacgagtattctctctatcttaatttctgtacaagagcaacaacgcgaaatggagcacaacaacgagcctactctaGAGActagcgggtctcaaactcctacgatacccgtgggaggtggatggggtccgatggccgggtactacaacatgtacccttggcagcagatgatgcccgggatggcatccgGGGGTGGTATGCCAGGATGGTAGGGGATGCCGGGGGGGGTGATgcagggcgggcagggggtaccggggatggcATCCAGGGGTGGTATGCCGGGCGGGCAGGGGGGTACCtgggatgcaacccgggatgcaaatgatgccggggtgggcacccgggatgcagatgatgccggggtacccggggatgcaggggacgccgaggggggggggacaacgtctatcgccccagttttgattttgttactgcttcttcgcacacatcgaccccagcgaagacgcagttcactggcattgagaccttctccttagaggagttgggaatAGATCTCGGGGAAGCGGACACTCctgttcaaacggggggagtagggaggGGTCGGGGCacgcccaagaagaagaaggggaagagggtggtcggcgagtcgtcgcagccggctggtgacgacagcccggcacagaggaagtggacggacgcggagaacgtcgcacTGTCCAAGGCGTgtgtgagtgtttgcgatgatcctctcgcctcgaacaattagaggatcgtcaacttgtgggctaaaatagcagtagcctacaaggcattttgcatGGAGGGAcggccacgcagcggggagaAGTGCCGGAAAGGGTgagaccgaatcagggctggggtctcccaattttcgggcttgtacaccaacgccctccgcatgcagtccagtggccaaactgacgaggattgcaggaggatggcggagaaagccttccccgtgcccgggctttacaaggagttcacctactggaactgctatgaggtgctgatggactccgagaagtttcgagcAGGTGTCGACACTgactggccgaagaagcagcgcctgaactataccggtgattacagcggctgcagcagcggcggttcccacgacctctcCGAGGATGCACAtgagttcccgtcccctcccgcgtttgcTCGCCGCACTcacccggttggtcaaaggcgggcgcaatgGGCTCGCCAGacctcccaggaggtccagtcggcgtCCCCCTGTTGGCTGGTCGACATCCGAGCTCatcttcttcgcgcgtcaacaagtGCAAACTCAGATGTATAAGATCTTAGGTGAATGGAGGGCgacaactgaccccgaggagaagagttttcttcacgcaatgctcgtgagtatgcagGCCGATTTGAATCCCGTCGTGGCACAGGTGGGGagctcagacgcgggctcagatgccgcagatttggggtcccggatagcggcgacaacggcagcggcgacggcgacgacggcgaggagtgaggcggaggcggggggctcgtgtgtggaggaggagtttttttagatttatgtaattttttttaattaatatattttttaattaatgtacttttttaaattttaatattattattgagtttttCGGTATATGtatcataaatttaattccttattttgtgtgattgttaattatttgtttttataattttgtttattgtggctaggctatgactgagctattgcttgtccagttgcttgtcttgatgatgtggcaggaggagtttttagtgctgctgatgtggcagaggagtttgtggctagactatTATTGGGCTATTTGTAGTGTAATGCTGTAATTCATTTTGTTCCAACACCACTACCTCCCTGACCCCACCCCACCTCACCGATCCATTATCTGCCAcaaaatatattagtagtaatatataaagCTAATCtaatatttttgtaattaattgttAAAAATAATTTGCATTATCAATATTTCtagtaataatattttaaagttGATTTCAATAAATCTGATTTTGATTGGGACTAAATATGTATATCAAATATCGATTTTCCCGGTGAAGAAAATTTCTTTATAATAATGACTCCtttatgattaaataattttacaTATTACAATAGTATTTAGTTTTATCACAATTACATCCAataatatttagtttttttttcacaaTTACACCCATTCCTATAAGACTATAACTATGATTATTACCACtaattcatttttagtaatCTATGACAAAAACACTgaatcaattttataaaaatatatttaaatattatatttcacTCTCTgctataaatattaatattgcAAATTCATTGTTGATAACTGATGACTAAAATTTtgctataaatattaataatgcaaatttatttttaattaatgaataaatatGTTGGAATCAGCTTTATAAATACATTACTCCACTACTTATATATTTTGTGGGAGAGAAATGAGAATGGATCGGTGAGGTGGGCCCAAGGAGGTAGTGGTGTTTGAACAAAATGAATTAGTGGTGCGTTTCATTTGTTATCTTCGGCGTTTTATGCACAGCTTTGTACCACAGCAGCAGAGGATCTGCTCCCCCTTTCTTCACTCAATCGCACGCCTAAACCCTCGTAGATCTTTCTAGAACTCCTGCCTCTTATTAAGCTCACCCTCTCTCACTCGTCCTCCCCAACTCGACGCGCATTCCCACTCTCTCATCGGCGATTGTGATCAATTTCATCAGCTCTCAACTCTCAAGCTCGGATTAATGGAGGACGATTTCGATATGCCGGCGGCGGAAGGAATGGAGGAGGACATGGATCTGCCGGATGCCGCCGGCACATACATGAAGGTCGGAGAGGAGAAGGAGATCGATCCGCAGGGTTTGAAGAAGAAGCTCGTCAAGGAAGGCGAAGGCTGGGAGACTCCGGATAACGGCGACCAAGTTCACGGTAATTTCAGCTGATTTGAGTGTGGAGGAATTGATTGTTTGGTTAGAAAATTTCGGTTCCTGATGCTTGTAGGTGGattgtttgtgtgttttgtgttttgaaTGTGGATGAATGGACTGTTTACTGAAGATTTTCGGTTCGTGATAGTTGTTGGTGGATTTGAGCTGATATGAGTGTGGATGAGTTGATTGTTTGATTGAAAAATTTCAGTTCGTGGTGCTTGTAGGTGGATTGTGTATGTGGTTATGGTTTTTTGAGTTTTGATGAATTGATTGATTTTTTGGTGGAAATTTTCAGTGCACTATACTGGAACGTTGCTGGACGGGACGAAGTTTGATTCCAGCCGCGATAGGGGAGATCCTTTTACCTTCTCTCTCGGCCAAGGTTAGCACACGCTGTTTATGATACTACTATCATcttctatttttttgttttttcgtTTTGGATTTTGGTCTTGCGTATGCAGTTGATACTGTTGGTGTATGGTACTAAGTGCTCGGCATAAGTTGAATTGAGATGATACTTTAAATTACGTTTTCATGTGGAGTGATGGTGTG
This region includes:
- the LOC121745546 gene encoding FK506-binding protein 2-like, yielding MMKLSSAISAASVLLFLAFFTLGSAKKSADVTELQIGVKYKPKVCEVQAHKGDSVKVHYRGKLTDGTVFDSSFERGDPIEFELGSGQVIKGWDQGLLGMCLGEKRKLKIPSKLGYGEQGSPPTIPGGATLIFDTELMGVNGKTLSGGDSNTKVDADANADEL